The Polycladomyces zharkentensis genome contains a region encoding:
- a CDS encoding P-loop NTPase, translating to MLTEERVLDALRDVKDPEINKSLVELNMIRNIRIQGKKVSLDVILTIQGCPLKERIREDVVQSIQALGAEDVDVRFGSMTDEERSSLSARLQAERRGPSAAGGPMPGQPISPLLAEDSPTRFIAVASGKGGVGKSTVTVNLAVALAREGKKVGIIDADIYGFSVPDMMGIEQRPTVIDKTILPVERFGVKVMSMGFFVQDNSPVIWRGPMLGKMLRNFFTEVHWGELDYMLLDLPPGTGDVALDVHQLIPQSSEIIVTTPHATAAFVAARAGAMALHTKHEILGVVENMSWYACSECGHRDYVFGKGGGEKLAQELRTELLVQIPLGAPDNDMDAPDFAPSVYRPETETGKLYRQLAQKVIRLTEVTTA from the coding sequence ATGTTGACCGAAGAGAGAGTGTTGGATGCCCTACGCGATGTGAAAGACCCCGAAATCAACAAGAGCTTGGTTGAGCTCAACATGATTCGCAATATTCGCATCCAGGGGAAAAAAGTGTCACTGGATGTGATTTTGACCATCCAAGGATGTCCGCTCAAGGAAAGAATCCGTGAAGATGTGGTACAGTCCATCCAGGCGTTGGGCGCGGAGGATGTGGACGTACGTTTCGGTTCCATGACCGATGAAGAGCGTTCCTCTCTTTCCGCCCGTTTGCAAGCTGAGCGCAGGGGACCGTCGGCCGCGGGCGGACCGATGCCGGGACAACCGATTTCACCGCTCTTGGCGGAGGATTCTCCGACCCGGTTTATTGCTGTGGCCAGCGGGAAAGGGGGCGTCGGTAAATCGACGGTCACCGTCAACCTCGCTGTCGCCTTGGCTCGTGAAGGAAAAAAAGTGGGGATCATTGATGCCGACATTTACGGGTTCAGTGTTCCGGATATGATGGGGATCGAACAGCGCCCCACTGTGATCGACAAAACGATTTTGCCGGTGGAGCGCTTCGGAGTCAAGGTGATGTCGATGGGCTTCTTCGTACAGGACAATTCGCCCGTCATCTGGCGCGGTCCCATGTTGGGCAAAATGTTGCGCAACTTTTTCACTGAGGTGCACTGGGGTGAACTGGACTACATGCTGTTGGACCTGCCGCCCGGAACCGGGGATGTCGCCTTGGACGTGCACCAATTGATCCCGCAAAGTTCGGAGATCATCGTCACGACGCCCCATGCGACTGCCGCATTCGTTGCCGCCCGCGCAGGAGCGATGGCGTTGCACACCAAGCACGAAATCCTGGGTGTGGTGGAGAACATGTCGTGGTACGCGTGTTCCGAGTGTGGTCACCGGGATTATGTGTTCGGGAAAGGCGGCGGGGAAAAATTGGCGCAGGAACTGCGTACGGAATTGTTGGTGCAGATCCCGTTGGGAGCACCGGACAATGATATGGACGCGCCCGATTTTGCACCTTCCGTTTACCGGCCGGAAACGGAAACAGGGAAACTGTACCGCCAATTGGCACAAAAGGTGATTCGCCTGACGGAAGTAACCACTGCATGA
- a CDS encoding cell wall-binding repeat-containing protein has translation MPNKAIKLVSSVLSLALVSTIALSPAAHAEGRSGVASTQSGLKKQVWEQRLQEAIRDHATELKQARASSTQSGNVRAMDVAAVDYQNRLDVYTSHEYFFSVSNGGTLEVKDLAPSEWLDYEIYDAYTGEPVEGNQLAAGDYVFAVYSISDTPVSYHYQLSGVTFSNAPTQLPSLSVTNPSGHETRLAKGTTSYTFNGSSDADSLDVYPNDEEPVSLTAPGTFSYGMRLNGGWNSADFYAMHANGNAVMSHYDLLVPTLKRLAGADRYEVSANISKELEQIGLYPDTIVIARGDLFTDALSGGPLAAQEAAPILLTSTSSLPGSIQSEIQRLHPRRAIILGGTGSVSTTVESQLKSMGVSEIERIAGSDRFAVSAAVAAKVASPYQDTAIVASGLNFPDALSSSSLAGQLGMPILLVGTDKVPASITSFIQSHPNIKHFIIVGGPATVSDNVKNELSKYGTVERISGANRYQVAINVAKYGMEHYDMDLTTMVFARGDVFADALSGGPLAVFTGAPIMLTTSTKLESNVEAFLSEHRGETDQMYILGGYGSVSSTTEQQLSSYLN, from the coding sequence TTGCCGAACAAAGCGATTAAGTTGGTTTCTTCCGTATTGTCGTTGGCACTGGTATCCACCATCGCACTGTCGCCTGCCGCCCATGCCGAAGGACGGTCCGGCGTGGCTTCCACTCAATCGGGGTTGAAAAAACAAGTTTGGGAGCAACGTTTGCAGGAGGCGATTCGGGACCATGCCACTGAGCTGAAGCAGGCCCGTGCTTCGTCGACCCAATCGGGTAACGTACGGGCGATGGATGTGGCCGCGGTGGACTATCAAAACCGGCTGGATGTGTACACATCCCATGAATACTTTTTCAGCGTGAGCAACGGCGGTACGCTGGAAGTGAAGGATCTCGCCCCCAGTGAATGGCTGGATTACGAGATCTATGATGCGTATACGGGAGAACCGGTGGAAGGCAACCAGTTGGCTGCGGGAGATTATGTGTTTGCAGTGTACAGCATTTCCGACACACCGGTGAGCTATCATTACCAACTGAGCGGTGTGACGTTCAGCAACGCCCCGACCCAATTGCCTTCTCTCTCCGTCACCAATCCGAGCGGTCATGAAACCCGGCTGGCCAAGGGAACGACCAGCTATACGTTCAACGGCAGTTCCGATGCCGACAGTTTGGACGTATATCCGAACGACGAAGAGCCGGTCAGCCTGACGGCACCCGGTACCTTCTCCTACGGCATGCGTTTGAACGGAGGCTGGAATTCCGCCGATTTTTACGCGATGCATGCCAACGGCAACGCAGTGATGTCTCATTACGATTTGCTGGTGCCCACCCTGAAACGCCTGGCGGGAGCGGATCGATATGAGGTATCAGCCAACATCAGCAAGGAACTGGAGCAAATCGGTCTGTATCCGGATACGATTGTGATCGCCCGTGGCGATCTGTTCACGGACGCGTTGTCCGGAGGTCCGCTGGCGGCTCAGGAAGCGGCTCCGATTTTGCTGACGTCAACCAGTTCGCTTCCCGGCTCCATCCAATCGGAAATTCAACGGCTTCATCCGCGCAGAGCCATCATCCTTGGCGGAACGGGGTCCGTTTCCACTACGGTGGAAAGCCAGCTGAAGTCGATGGGTGTCAGCGAGATTGAGCGTATTGCCGGGAGCGACCGTTTCGCCGTGTCGGCCGCTGTGGCTGCCAAAGTGGCGAGCCCGTACCAAGACACCGCCATTGTGGCGAGCGGGCTGAACTTCCCGGATGCGCTGTCATCCTCCAGCTTGGCGGGTCAGTTGGGCATGCCGATTTTGCTGGTGGGAACGGATAAAGTGCCGGCTTCTATCACTTCGTTCATCCAAAGTCACCCGAATATCAAACATTTCATCATCGTCGGCGGGCCGGCGACGGTATCTGACAACGTGAAAAACGAATTGAGCAAATACGGCACCGTGGAACGCATCAGCGGCGCCAACCGTTATCAGGTAGCCATCAATGTGGCCAAATACGGTATGGAACATTACGACATGGATCTGACCACGATGGTGTTTGCCCGCGGGGATGTCTTTGCCGATGCACTGTCAGGTGGTCCGTTGGCGGTATTCACCGGTGCCCCCATCATGTTAACCACCTCGACCAAGTTGGAGTCCAATGTGGAGGCATTCCTTTCCGAACACCGCGGGGAAACTGATCAAATGTACATTTTGGGCGGATACGGATCGGTATCGTCCACGACGGAACAACAATTGTCCAGTTATCTCAATTGA
- a CDS encoding cell wall-binding repeat-containing protein: protein MSNARRISVLLVVVLVVALVGTGFSAPFADAAKQVVGKQPTVQKGKVLIKKQLLLHQWKAAKQNQRFRIMMNRVDKHLAKSQTVENEALFQGQIDFFTVHQHAFQTDGGTVHVELSPSDDSVGYMIVPMDPDDNNVYLDGDNLPAGAYGLVVFGGSGEIPVDYSVKLTGIPFTYISQKLPQWNVTSPDKSFYRMDKTDQKLTVKAGTDAPMAVLFVNDDEPLELTDPQNVQQDVYLQLGFNTMSLMALNHDGSALWKGFHVIKPGLKRMGGKDRFEVSANISKEISHRFYRPSTVVLARGDVFTDALSGVPLAVSLEGAPILLTNSNGLPAAIKEEIKRLAPERAVILGGTGSISTSVETQLKQLGIQDVERISGSDRFAVSAAVSSKVAEIGSDTAIVVSGTVFSDAMSSSSVAGWGGMPILLTLKDQLPAPIKTFIAKNPQIENFIIVGGPGTVSDQVKAQLLQARPSASVERIGGADRYEVGVNVIHYFGLPSFALTFARGDLFSDALSGAPLAANMGAPILLTPLSKLDPKVQRYLDVNEGNTDVVYIFGGSASVSDQVAKQLYGYIP, encoded by the coding sequence TTGTCGAATGCGCGTCGAATTTCGGTTTTGCTCGTGGTGGTGTTGGTGGTTGCGCTTGTCGGTACGGGATTTTCGGCACCTTTTGCGGACGCGGCAAAACAGGTCGTCGGGAAACAGCCGACGGTCCAGAAAGGCAAGGTATTGATCAAAAAGCAACTGTTGCTCCATCAATGGAAAGCAGCCAAGCAGAATCAGCGTTTCCGCATCATGATGAACAGGGTGGACAAGCATCTCGCCAAATCGCAAACAGTTGAAAACGAGGCGCTGTTCCAAGGGCAAATCGACTTTTTCACTGTTCACCAGCATGCGTTTCAAACGGACGGAGGTACAGTACATGTGGAGTTGTCACCATCCGACGACTCAGTAGGGTACATGATTGTCCCGATGGACCCCGATGATAACAACGTCTACCTTGACGGTGACAATCTGCCTGCCGGGGCGTACGGTTTGGTCGTCTTCGGCGGCAGTGGGGAAATCCCTGTCGATTATTCGGTGAAGCTCACCGGAATCCCCTTCACGTACATCTCCCAAAAGCTGCCGCAATGGAATGTGACCAGCCCGGACAAAAGTTTCTATCGGATGGACAAGACGGATCAGAAACTGACGGTGAAAGCCGGTACAGACGCGCCGATGGCCGTGCTGTTCGTCAATGACGATGAGCCTTTGGAGCTGACCGATCCGCAAAACGTTCAGCAGGATGTCTACTTGCAATTGGGATTCAACACCATGTCATTGATGGCACTGAACCATGACGGCAGTGCGTTATGGAAGGGGTTCCATGTGATCAAACCGGGCTTGAAACGCATGGGTGGAAAAGACCGGTTTGAAGTGTCAGCCAACATCAGCAAGGAAATCAGCCACCGTTTCTACCGTCCGTCCACTGTTGTGCTGGCGCGTGGGGATGTGTTCACCGACGCTTTGTCAGGAGTACCTTTGGCCGTTTCATTGGAAGGGGCTCCGATTCTGTTGACCAACTCCAATGGGCTGCCCGCTGCCATCAAGGAGGAGATCAAGCGACTGGCTCCCGAAAGGGCAGTAATTCTGGGTGGCACCGGTTCCATTTCCACTTCTGTGGAAACACAGTTGAAACAACTGGGTATTCAAGATGTGGAGCGCATTTCCGGTTCCGATCGGTTTGCCGTTTCGGCAGCCGTAAGTTCCAAAGTGGCTGAGATCGGATCGGATACCGCGATCGTCGTAAGCGGAACCGTTTTTTCCGATGCCATGAGCAGTTCCAGTGTGGCGGGCTGGGGCGGCATGCCCATTCTGCTGACGCTCAAAGATCAACTGCCCGCCCCCATTAAAACCTTCATCGCCAAAAACCCGCAGATTGAAAACTTCATCATCGTCGGTGGGCCAGGTACCGTTTCCGATCAGGTAAAAGCCCAATTGCTTCAAGCTCGTCCCAGTGCGTCAGTGGAACGAATAGGCGGTGCGGACCGCTATGAGGTGGGGGTCAATGTCATCCATTACTTCGGCTTGCCGTCGTTCGCATTAACTTTTGCCCGCGGCGACCTGTTTAGCGATGCGCTGTCCGGAGCACCGCTGGCCGCCAATATGGGTGCGCCGATTCTGTTGACACCGTTGTCCAAGCTGGATCCCAAGGTGCAACGGTATCTGGATGTCAACGAAGGCAATACCGATGTGGTGTACATTTTCGGTGGATCGGCCTCGGTTTCCGATCAGGTGGCCAAACAATTATACGGGTATATTCCGTAA
- a CDS encoding ABC transporter permease, with protein MTATATLWTLAFVLVAMGFSLWLRLGLERDLVIGTIRAAIQLTAVGYVLHFVFSRQSAYWMVLMWTVMIVVAARNSATRGKGIPRIFLRIFFTLSVVTGFTLLMMVWMKLIPVKAQVLIPVSGMVIGNSMVVSSLLLNRMKELSESMREEILVALSLGATRRQASARLLKRSIRSGMIPIIDSLKTVGLVQLPGMMTGLIIAGTNPIEAVRYQLLIMFSFTASSALTSILLGFLVYPTLFTPAHQWIGWRERETTWDGLGGD; from the coding sequence GTGACAGCGACGGCAACATTATGGACACTGGCATTTGTATTGGTGGCGATGGGTTTCTCGCTATGGTTGCGGCTGGGTCTGGAACGCGATCTTGTCATCGGGACGATTCGCGCTGCCATTCAGTTGACCGCCGTCGGGTATGTGCTGCATTTCGTTTTCAGCCGACAGAGTGCCTATTGGATGGTGTTGATGTGGACGGTGATGATCGTGGTCGCCGCTCGCAATTCAGCGACCCGCGGCAAGGGAATTCCCCGGATTTTCTTGCGCATTTTCTTTACATTGTCCGTGGTTACCGGGTTCACCCTGCTGATGATGGTCTGGATGAAACTGATACCGGTCAAAGCACAAGTTTTGATTCCCGTCAGCGGGATGGTCATCGGCAACAGTATGGTGGTTTCGTCCCTGTTGCTCAATCGGATGAAAGAACTGTCCGAATCCATGCGCGAGGAAATTCTGGTCGCATTGTCGCTCGGTGCCACACGCCGCCAGGCCAGTGCGCGTCTGTTGAAGCGTTCGATTCGTTCCGGCATGATCCCGATCATCGACTCGTTGAAAACCGTCGGCCTGGTACAGTTGCCGGGAATGATGACCGGATTGATCATTGCGGGTACCAATCCGATCGAAGCGGTACGATACCAGTTGCTGATCATGTTTTCATTCACTGCTTCTTCTGCGTTGACCAGCATTTTGTTGGGGTTTCTCGTCTATCCGACATTGTTCACGCCGGCTCACCAATGGATCGGGTGGCGTGAACGGGAGACGACCTGGGACGGGTTGGGAGGTGACTGA
- the cwlD gene encoding N-acetylmuramoyl-L-alanine amidase CwlD: MRESWWWILLRRQIIGRRSGRWLALVVLSFVVAIGLYMWTDSGFRTAWNMPLAGKVIVLDPGHGGPDGGAVSADGLVEKDVTLPIVLYLRDYLQEAGALVVLTREVDRDLADEGTKGLSRRKTQDLFARARLIKSSRADALISIHLNAIPSSRWSGAQTFYHPSREANKRLATWIQKELTHKLGNTTRLPKQNGGVFLLKTSPVPAALVEVGFLSNPREAAMLRDEGYQKKLAAAIYYGILRFYSGERLPDEER; this comes from the coding sequence ATGCGGGAATCATGGTGGTGGATATTGCTGAGGCGCCAGATCATCGGCAGGCGCTCAGGCAGGTGGTTGGCGCTTGTCGTGTTGTCTTTTGTCGTGGCGATCGGGTTGTACATGTGGACGGACTCGGGTTTCCGTACAGCGTGGAACATGCCGCTGGCGGGAAAGGTGATCGTGTTGGACCCGGGTCACGGCGGTCCTGATGGCGGGGCCGTCAGTGCAGACGGGCTGGTGGAGAAAGATGTGACCTTGCCGATCGTCCTTTATTTGCGGGACTATTTACAGGAAGCGGGTGCCCTTGTCGTATTGACACGGGAAGTTGACCGCGATTTGGCCGATGAAGGCACCAAAGGATTGAGCCGTCGCAAAACGCAGGATTTGTTCGCGCGGGCCAGGTTGATCAAAAGCAGTCGGGCTGACGCGTTGATCAGCATCCATCTCAATGCGATTCCTTCTTCCCGTTGGTCGGGGGCACAGACGTTTTATCATCCCAGCAGGGAGGCCAACAAACGATTGGCCACTTGGATTCAGAAAGAATTAACCCACAAGCTGGGCAATACCACCCGATTACCCAAACAAAACGGCGGGGTTTTCCTGTTGAAAACTTCGCCGGTACCGGCCGCATTGGTCGAGGTCGGTTTTTTGTCCAATCCCCGGGAGGCAGCGATGCTGAGGGATGAAGGATATCAAAAAAAGCTGGCGGCTGCCATCTATTACGGGATTCTCCGGTTCTATTCGGGTGAACGCTTACCGGATGAGGAACGATAG
- a CDS encoding ABC transporter ATP-binding protein codes for MGEAPLIQLHDVVKIYRTTEGEWRPLDGVTASINAGQMIAVMGPSGTGKSTLFRLLNRLEEPDRGSITYRGKPLTEWHPVRLRREVHYVFQTPVLFPGTVEDNLSYPYNLAGERVNRKELVRLLERVGLPAAYLSRRVEQMSGGEKQRVNLARSLALDSPVLLMDEPTSALDPKGASVVEQEICRLHKEGRTIVWITHDPQQAERIAEEIWVLENGQLRRKERVKT; via the coding sequence ATGGGAGAAGCGCCGCTCATCCAATTACATGATGTAGTCAAAATATACCGGACAACCGAGGGGGAGTGGCGTCCCCTCGACGGAGTGACCGCCTCGATTAATGCCGGTCAGATGATTGCCGTCATGGGGCCTTCCGGCACGGGGAAAAGCACGTTGTTCCGCTTGCTGAACCGTTTGGAGGAGCCGGATCGGGGAAGCATCACCTATCGGGGGAAACCCTTGACCGAGTGGCACCCCGTTCGGCTTCGCCGGGAGGTTCATTATGTGTTTCAAACGCCTGTACTGTTTCCCGGAACGGTGGAAGACAATCTGTCCTATCCCTACAACTTGGCGGGAGAGAGGGTGAACCGGAAGGAATTGGTGCGTTTGTTGGAGCGGGTGGGCTTGCCCGCAGCGTATCTGTCGCGGCGGGTGGAACAGATGTCGGGTGGAGAAAAACAGCGGGTCAACCTGGCGCGGTCTTTGGCATTGGACTCCCCGGTACTGCTGATGGATGAGCCTACTTCCGCACTGGACCCGAAAGGGGCATCAGTGGTGGAACAGGAGATCTGCCGCTTGCACAAGGAAGGAAGAACCATTGTCTGGATCACGCATGATCCGCAACAGGCCGAGCGAATCGCAGAGGAAATCTGGGTTCTGGAAAACGGCCAACTGCGGCGGAAGGAGCGGGTGAAGACGTGA
- the gerD gene encoding spore germination lipoprotein GerD, which yields MRYLAFLTGLAILATAGCSPAQKPEETQGPDYQQMKQMVVDVLHTKEGKKALQEVMKDPEFKKDMVFTQKDLETAVAKSFTDPNAKKELESLLKKPEVAKNLFKTVENEQKNLMKQLMKDPQYQQLMLDIMKDPQFEKNVLQLMKSQQYRKETMKVMEDALQTPSFKEKFMKLLQEAVKQAQQKGGQGGGGQGGQQGGGGQGQGGQGQGGQ from the coding sequence ATGCGGTACCTAGCCTTTCTGACCGGTCTGGCGATCTTGGCGACGGCGGGCTGCAGCCCCGCTCAAAAGCCGGAAGAGACGCAAGGACCGGACTATCAGCAGATGAAACAAATGGTGGTGGATGTCCTTCACACCAAAGAGGGAAAGAAAGCGCTGCAGGAAGTGATGAAGGACCCCGAATTCAAAAAGGATATGGTCTTTACGCAAAAGGATTTGGAAACGGCGGTGGCCAAATCCTTCACAGACCCCAATGCGAAAAAGGAATTGGAATCGCTGTTGAAAAAGCCGGAAGTGGCGAAAAACCTGTTCAAAACAGTGGAAAACGAGCAGAAAAACCTGATGAAGCAACTGATGAAAGATCCTCAATACCAACAGTTGATGCTCGATATCATGAAAGATCCGCAGTTTGAGAAAAATGTCCTGCAATTGATGAAAAGCCAGCAATACCGTAAAGAAACCATGAAGGTAATGGAAGACGCCCTGCAAACCCCCAGCTTCAAGGAGAAATTCATGAAACTCCTGCAAGAGGCGGTGAAACAAGCTCAGCAAAAAGGCGGACAAGGCGGGGGTGGTCAAGGCGGACAACAAGGCGGCGGTGGTCAAGGACAAGGCGGTCAAGGGCAAGGTGGTCAGTAA